A portion of the Archocentrus centrarchus isolate MPI-CPG fArcCen1 chromosome 19, fArcCen1, whole genome shotgun sequence genome contains these proteins:
- the rsl1d1 gene encoding ribosomal L1 domain-containing protein 1, translating into MAEKTELLLNRSQVKKAVQALQAFLKTKGTGESLFLGETQKISILFTLWKIPKEPQTIRIPLPHGQRSDTDEICLFTRDEPSMTSEQTQRFYKKLLQERGVRNIEIIPYKVLKTEYKPYQAKRRLLENFDLFISDDRVRRLLPTHLGKHFYLSKKEPLCVNLTSKHLARDIERIIQGTSLKVTNKGCCCMAHVAHSGMTADEVVENIEAAVQTVVANLRMKGPVIKLIHIKSQSSVALPIYNSDLGSLRVLDVEYAQPPKGKEAAAKKQKKKTKTKQADTAAEGKGKEKKVKENKAADEEEEEIPQLVPIETPIKKPKLEKPSKKKKLEKAATPAAVKKGTKAQRKRAKTDSKVKRKVPKVK; encoded by the exons ATGGCTGAAAAAACAGAACTTTTGTTGAACCGATCGCAG GTAAAGAAGGCCGTCCAAGCCTTGCAGGCTTTCTTAAAAACCAAGGGTACTGGCGAGTCTCTGTTTTTGGGTGAGACTCAGAAGATAAGCATTCTCTTTACCCTGTGGAAGATTCCTAAAGAACCGCAGACCATCCGCAT TCCCCTACCCCATGGCCAGCGGTCGGATACAGATGAGATTTGCCTCTTCACTAGAGATGAGCCCAGCATGACCTCAGAGCAGACCCAGAGGTTTTATAAGAAGCTGTTGCAGGAGAGGGGAGTCAGAAACATAGAG ATCATACCATACAAGGTTCTGAAGACGGAGTACAAACCGTATCAGGCCAAGCGCCGCCTGCTGGAAAACTTTGACCTGTTCATTTCTGATGACCGCGTCCGCCGCCTGCTGCCGACACACCTGGGAAAACATTTCTACCTGAGTAAAAA AGAGCCACTGTGTGTTAACCTGACGAGCAAGCATTTGGCCAGGGACATCGAGAGAATCATCCAGGGTACCAGCCTGAAAGTTACCAACAAgggctgctgctg TATGGCACACGTTGCCCACTCGGGCATGACTGCAGACGAGGTGGTGGAAAACATCGAGGCTGCTGTGCAGACAGTGGTGGCCAATCTTCGTATG AAAGGACCTGTGATTAAACTCATCCACATAAAGAGTCAATCATCAGTGGCCCTGCCTATCTACAACTCAGACCTGGGCAGTCTTCGTGTGCTGGATGTTGAATATGCCCAGCCACCCAAAGGCAAG GAAGCTGCagccaaaaagcagaaaaagaaaaccaagaCAAAGCAAGCAGATACTGCTGCAGAGGGCAAAGGAAAGGAGAAGaaggtaaaagaaaataaagcagcagatgaagaggaggaggaaattcCACAGCTGGTTCCCATAGAAACGCCTATCAAAAAGCCTAAACTGGAG AAGCCATCCAAAAAGAAGAAGCTGGAGAAAGCAGCCACACCTGCAGCAGTGAAGAAGGGAACAAAAGCTCAGCGCAAACGAGCCAAGACAGACTCCAAAGTAAAAAGAAAGGTGCCTAAAGTGAAATGA
- the gspt1 gene encoding eukaryotic peptide chain release factor GTP-binding subunit ERF3A, with protein MDPRDTAPDSWELEEDAEAPATAAGLPTAFAALNVNAKPFVPNVNAPVFVPSFLQASAAEMPASDGTPDPVASMEVSETAAPVENGSTEADMTTEEETWEQKEEPGGDEGGGGQESDLGSGGACVEEGGASRKEDEEMMEEEEEEMPMPKVAPAPPDAPKKEHVNVVFIGHVDAGKSTIGGQIMYLTGMVDKRTLEKYEREAKEKNRETWYLSWALDTNQEERDKGKTVEVGRAYFETEKKHFTILDAPGHKSFVPNMIGGASQADLAVLVISARKGEFETGFEKGGQTREHAMLAKTAGVKHLIVLINKMDDPTVNWSLERYEECKEKLVPFLKKVGFNPKKDIHFMPCSGLTGANLKDPVPECPWYTGLPFIAHLDSLPNFTRSSDGPVRLPIVDKYKDMGTVILGKLESGSISKAQQLVMMPNRHTVEVLSLLSDDVETDDASPGENLKLRLKGIEEEEILPGFILCSPDNLCHSGRTFDAQIVIIEHKSIICPGYNAVLHIHTCIEEVQITALICLVDKKTGEKSKTRPRFVKQDQVCIARLRAAGVICLETFKDFPQMGRFTLRDEGKTIAIGKVLKLVPEKD; from the exons ATGGACCCGAGAGACACAGCCCCGGATTCGTGGGAGCTGGAAGAGGATGCCGAGGCCCCTGCTACCGCGGCGGGACTCCCAACCGCCTTCGCCGCCCTTAATGTCAACGCCAAGCCGTTTGTCCCCAACGTTAATGCTCCGGTGTTTGTGCCAAGCTTCCTTCAAGCCAGCGCCGCAGAAATGCCGGCTTCAGATG GTACCCCTGATCCAGTTGCCAGTATGGAGGTGTCAGAAACAGCTG CTCCAGTAGAGAATGGAAGCACAGAGGCAGACATGACCACAGAGGAAGAGACGTGGGAGCAGAAGGAGGAGCCAGGGGGAGATGAAGGAGGTGGAGGACAGGAGTCTGACCTGGGGTCTGGGGGAGCCTGTGTGGAGGAGGGGGGGGCTTCAAGGAAAGAGGATGAAGAgatgatggaggaggaagaggaggagatgcCCATGCCCAAAGTGGCTCCGGCACCGCCTGATGCGCCCAAGAAAGAACATGTTAACGTGGTCTTCATTGGTCACGTTG ATGCTGGGAAATCAACGATCGGAGGACAGATCAT GTATTTAACTGGAATGGTGGACAAACGAACCCTGGAAAAATATGAAAGAGAAgcgaaagaaaaaaacagggagACATG GTATCTGTCGTGGGCTCTGGACACAAACCaagaggagagagacaaagggaaGACAGTTGAGGTTGGAAGAGCTTACTTTGAGACGGAGAAGAAACATTTCACCATCCTCGATGCTCCTGGACACAAGAGCTTTGTCCCCAACATGATTGGTGGGGCATCACAAGCTGACCTGGCAGTCCTG GTGATTTCAGCAAGAAAAGGGGAGTTTGAGACGGGATTTGAGAAGGGTGGACAGACGCGGGAGCACGCCATGCTGGCTAAAACAGCAGGAGTTAAACATCTCATTGTCCTCATCAACAAGATGGATGACCCCACTGTCAACTGGAGCCTAGAAAG GTATGAGGAGTGTAAGGAGAAGCTGGTGCCATTTCTAAAGAAGGTGGGCTTCAACCCTAAGAAAGACATCCACTTCATGCCTTGCTCTGGCCTCACCGGTGCCAACCTCAAGGACCCTGTACCTGAATGCCCCTGGTACAC GGGTTTGCCATTTATTGCCCACCTGGACAGTTTGCCAAACTTCACCAGATCAAGTGACGGACCTGTCAGACTACCTATCGTAGACAAGTACAAG GATATGGGTACGGTTATACTTGGAAAGCTGGAGTCTGGATCCATTAGTAAAGCCCAGCAGCTGGTCATGATGCCAAACAGG caCACGGTGGAGGTATTGAGCCTGCTGAGCGATGATGTGGAGACAGATGATGCAAGTCCTGGGGAGAACCTAAAGTTGAGGCTGAAGGGCATAGAGGAGGAAGAAATCCTTCCTGGTTTTATCCTCTGCAGCCCCGACAACCTCTGCCACTCTGGTCGCACCTTTGATGCGCAG atcgtCATCATTGAGCACAAATCCATCATCTGTCCTGGTTACAATGCAGTCCTTCACATCCACACCTGCATTGAAGAAGTGCAAATTACA GCCTTAATCTGTCTGGTGGACAAGAAGACAGgagagaaaagcaaaacacGACCGCGCTTTGTGAAGCAGGACCAGGTTTGTATCGCCAGGCTCCGGGCAGCAGGAGTCATCTGCTTAGAGACCTTCAAAGACTTCCCTCAGATGGGACGATTCACACTGAGAGACGAAG GCAAAACTATCGCCATTGGCAAAGTGCTGAAGCTGGTGCCAGAAAAGGACTAA
- the LOC115798819 gene encoding transmembrane protein 238-like yields the protein MSAPVQVEPVMEKRYGGVGRCKCSFWFAVAHDILGVFIIMIGVFGGLVIHDLLVYGGAIIIFLSLIWWVFWYSGNIDVPPEELEDDVGMMKQKNRRLTQVVRRVSDRLASGIRNSFRKSGRPVRQGPSGDNIASNTSADVSLSTIYDSALPSSSNEFVRETLSV from the coding sequence ATGTCAGCACCTGTGCAGGTGGAGCCTGTCATGGAGAAACGGTATGGAGGAGTCGGCCGCTGCAAGTGCTCATTCTGGTTCGCAGTGGCCCACGACATACTTGGTGTCTTCATTATTATGATTGGGGTGTTTGGAGGACTGGTTATCCATGATCTGTTAGTTTACGGTGGGGCCATTATCATCTTCCTCAGCTTGATCTGGTGGGTGTTCTGGTACTCGGGGAACATCGACGTGCCaccagaggagctggaggacgACGTGGGCATGATGAAGCAGAAGAACCGCAGACTGACCCAGGTTGTGAGGCGCGTGTCTGACCGCCTCGCCAGCGGGATCAGGAACTCATTCAGAAAGAGTGGCAGACCTGTTAGACAGGGCCCCTCAGGCGACAACATAGCCTCAAACACCAGTGCAGATGTGTCACTCTCTACAATCTATGACAGTGCCCTTCCGTCCTCTTCAAACGAATTTGTGAGAGAGACGCTGTCAGTATGA